GTTAGAGTCTCTTTGTAAAAAATATAAAATTGGCTTGGTTTATCTTTTTGGCTCACAAAAAGATAAAGCCTTTAAATTATTAAGTAGCGATTCAGATGATGTCAAAATAGGTGATCCTCTTACTGATATAGATGTAGGAGTAGTCTTTCTATTTGAATTGGAAAAGGTTAAACATGTGTACAAATTATATTCTGCTGTATATAATGATTTTGAAGAGATTTTTAAGCCATACAAGTTAGACCTTGTTTTTTTGCAAGAAACTCATTCTGTATTTCAAGTTGAAGCTGT
The genomic region above belongs to Petrotoga sp. 9PW.55.5.1 and contains:
- a CDS encoding nucleotidyltransferase domain-containing protein, whose translation is MNINKYELLESLCKKYKIGLVYLFGSQKDKAFKLLSSDSDDVKIGDPLTDIDVGVVFLFELEKVKHVYKLYSAVYNDFEEIFKPYKLDLVFLQETHSVFQVEAVKGICVYYVSEKFKDEYEMVILRRAVDFKYVLDLYRKEALEK